From the Manihot esculenta cultivar AM560-2 chromosome 14, M.esculenta_v8, whole genome shotgun sequence genome, the window ACTTATGGTAATATTTTAgtatcaaatttcaaattttgtgtTGGTGTCTGCCATTATCCTGACATCTTACTGTTAAGATACTGCACACATATTGCTAAGTGCTGGTTATTATTCATGTACTCAGGTTCTATGGGACTTTGCTTTAGTAGCTAGTTTATGTTTATCTTGAAGTTTCTGGTGGCTCTCACATTTTACAGTCACTTGGTTGTGCTTACCTGGATTCTTTCTAACAGGAAGAGAATATGATAAAGGAAATGAGGGAAGTGGGACATAGACACACAGTTGCTTTATTAAGTGCCATAGAAACAGGAATCGGTAGGAAACTACATGAAAAAGAACTTGAACTACAGAACATGAATCGCAAGAACAATGAACTAGCAGAAAGAATAAAGCAAATCAGCACAGAAGTTCATTCCTGGCAATGCAGAGCAAAGTATAATGAGTCCTTAGTTAATGCTTTGAAAAGCAATCTGAAGCAGGTAATGACACAGGGTATTAATCATTGGAAGGAAGGCTGTGGAGATAGCGAGGTAGATAATACACCCTCAAACGCTAATCAAAACCATATGAACGTCATGGGAGCAAACTCAATATCCTTTGAAAGCCAGATGACTTGCACAGCTTGCAAATCAAAGGAAGCCTCTATGTTATTATTGCCATGTAGACACTTGTGCCTTTGTAAAGATTGTGCAGGGTCCATAGATGTTTGCCCAATTTGCCATATAAGGAAAGCTGCAGGCGTTGAAGTATTTCTGTCTTAAACTATATGATGCTATCTTGTATTGTCATATAGGGAAATGCATTTTGTTTAAATTATGGTGCTATGGTGGTGCTGAGTTTTGCGTTTGAATATATTAGTGAGTTTGAACCCATGGAGGTGCCATGCCTTTTTACTAGAAAGGCCTGTCAGAACTATTCTAATTACTTAAGTATTTCAATTATTAGTGAAGTCTAAACAATAAAGTGATTTTTGTGGGTTTCTGGCAATTGTAATctctaaatataaaaatgaaaaggaTATCAAATAGAAGTTTGAATGACCACATAATAGTGATTTTACAGGATAGTGATGATATGGAGACAAAATTGGAAAACAATAGCCGCCGGTTGTCTAAATGGCTAAAATAATTACCAATTTTCAATGACAAATATCAGGAAGTTATTCTCTTGTTCACAATTTGCAGAATCTATTACAGATTAAGAAAGGTATACCATCCAAAATAGATATTGCAAGTCTCATCAATCAACATTCTAATTTCTTACTAATTACTGTAATTGGATTCTTGACCTGGAATGATTCAGGGCATAATTAATACACATTTCAAATTAACAACTTTACCAAATTTGTTTATACACAGAAAACATAAATTATGGATAAAAAGTAAATGCCTGCTGATTGCAGGATCAAAGTGGGGGTTGGTAGAAAGGAAATTACAATTTGGCTCTACATTTTCCCTTCACCCACCTACCGTTTACTGCTCTCCACCGCACCTCTCAATTGTCTATTGAACAGTGAAAAATGttcggtttaaattaaaataattaattaaattaaaataatttaaaattttaattcaatttaattttaatttttaaaaaaaattaattattttaatttaatttaattttaattaaaaaatttaataaaatcaaattgaattaattaattaacagttattatcttaaaatatatataaaaattatactctaattaaaattaaaatattttaataaaattttaaaattttaaaatattaaaaattaaaaatttattaaaaaatacaatctatgaaattaaatagaaccgatttatttcaaattaatttttctgtaaattttaatttttataaatatttaattttgatttcaaTTTACTTTCAATTCAAATCCGACTGAATGCTGATACCCTCTGccttaaaaaaaacaaacaaaaaatctGCCAAAAAAAGACGGAATGCTGATACCCAGACCTCAACTCGTTAAGGCTTTTCCTTGGGCGAACGTCGATTTCGCGAGAAAATCAATATCTCACCAACTTCCCTTTTCCCACTCTCTCGACAAAATAAAAAAGTCGCAGAGAATATCCTTCCCAGTTGCGATTCGCTTTAAGTGCTCGGCGGCGGACTCTCCAACGCTTTTCTCCTTCAACTAAACCCTCTCTTACTTCTCTGCCCCGCCTCTCTGCCAAACAGGAAAAAAGAAGGGCGCTCTGTTTTCGGATCGCGAAAATGCAGAGCGCAGCCTTCACTCTGTCTTCTTCTCCCTCGCTTCCTCTTCTTAAGCCTCCGAGTCAAAGGTCTCTGGTTAATACTAGCTTTACTGCTAGATTTGATCCTATTCTCGCTTCTTCTAGACGTCAGGATCTAGAAACTTCCAGCAATATTGTTTTCCCCCGCCGATCCTGGTCATTGGCTTTGTCTCCCTCGCAGCTCAGGCCCTGGAATCCTCTGCCACCTCTTGTTTCCGAGACTAAAACTGACTTGTTCCAGGTTAAGGCGACGGCAGTGCCGGAGAGTGCTGGTGATGGCGAGAAGTCAAGTAGCTTGGTCAagactttggagcttggattgtTGTTTGGGCTTTGGTATCTTTTCAATATATATTTCAATATCTACAACAAGCAGGTTCGTTTATTTTGTTCCCTTTACTTTTTTGGGCGGTGGTTGGGTGGGGGAGACATGTGGATATTCTGATGCTTCTAAGTTCTACGCTTTATTTTCATGTTGCTTCGTGTAGCGTGGTAATATGAACGCCAATTGTGTATTTTATTGAGTTGCAAATGTTAGATCGCTTTGTAAATGGTGCAGATTTACGATTGGCGGTTTTGAATTATTTGCTAGAAGCACTTCACCTGTTAAGTCAGAAAGTGTTTCGCCTTTTAAAAGCTAGATTGGCGTTATAGTTATATTGTTTGTTTCAATAGAAAAATATATGCAGAATAGCTTCCTTGAAAACATAAATATAGTTTGCAAGGACTGTAATTGAATTTGTGGTCGTTGAATTTGGCTTGCTTGTTATGGATTGGTATTAGTGAACACACGAGTTCCGTAGAATTTGTATCCAGTTCTCATTGAAAAATGGACAGTCTTAGATTCTCAGCAATCATTGGACCGATCCATTGACTTGGTAGGTCAATAGCTATTTTAGGAAATGGTTTTACTCATAGTCTTTTAACAAAGGCAATGACTAACTGAAGCTTCTTATTCTActtgttaatttattaaatattattatctaatAAGTTAAAGGTTATAACTCCGCAACCATAAAtccttatatatttttaatataacttGTGTAATTAATTTGGAAAATAATCATACAATGATAATAAAAGTATGTATGTTTCTATATTCTTTCAAATGGtagtaataaatattaaaacaaaaaaagaatttGTGGCAAAATAGACCCATTACTAAGGGAAGATTGCCGAGATTTAAGTTAACTTTTGTATATTGAATCTGGCTTATTAACAAAGAAACCAAAAGAACTTGTAAAACTGGTTAACCAAGTTAGGCTAATGAATTGAGCTCATCCCTGCATTGATGTATTTAATGCAATTCCTAATGATGGAAATGAATCATAATTTCCAATGCTTCTTGTCACAGGTTTTGAAGGTCTTTCCATACCCAGTAACTGTTACTGTAGTTCAGTTTGCTGTTGGGACAGTTCTAGTTATTCTTATGTGGGCTTTCAATCTCTACAAAAGGCCAAAAATTAGTGGAGCTCAGGTACTGGATTTATCTCAGAACAGTTCTGAAACTGCTGTGGATGGTAGTCTGGTCATTGATTTGCATAAAGTTGAGGCTTATTGTGACAATTTTTTTGACAGCTTGCTGCAATTGTGCCACTGGCAGTGGTTCACACTTTAGGCAACCTTTTCACTAATATGAGTCTTGGGAAAGTGGCTGTTTCATTCACTCACACAATCAAAGCCATGGAACCTTTCTTCTCGGTTATTCTCTCTGCTATGTTTCTTGGTGAGGTGAGAGGATTTTATGcacctttttatttttagccTTGTTGATATTCATGTATTTTCATTTTTGGATAATGTTGGATGGACTGTAGTTGATTTGTAAGGGTTGTGGATATAGTGCTTTCTGTTGCAGATTCTGAACTAGCTCGCCACTTGTGCATCATTCATTTTGGAAACTAGTTGAAGAATGTGTAGCTTTAATGTTGTCAAAGTTCTAATTAAGCTGCTTTAACTATGTTTCTTTCGATTCTGGTTATACAGTTACCTACTATATGGGTAGTTGGTTCCCTTTTACCAATTGTTGGTGGTGTAGCACTTGCATCAGCAACTGAGGCCTCTTTCAATTGGTAAGAGTTATATATGATTAAGTGTTTCATTGTCATATTGTGACTGGAAAGGAAATGCATTGTTTCTATTAGCGGGATTTTAGttgatttcaatttaaatacATTATTCTAAATTGTGATGTGAACtattgttatgtttttgtaaaaggGCTGGATTTTGGAGTGCAATGGCTTCCAATTTGACAAACCAATCTCGTAATGTCCTAAGCAAAAAGGTCATGGTTAATAAAGAGGTAATTTCTACTATTCCAGATTCATACATTTCCGGTCATTAGTTTATTGGACTTATTTGGTTTTGTTTCTTGATTAAAGAAACTATTTTCTGAAGTCAGTTCCCTGTGCAATTTATCTTGTTATGCActgatttaaattttgattattttgttCTGATTGCTGAATGATTTGCCTTTTGTTCATTAACAGGAATCAGTGGACAACATTACTCTCTTCTCGATAATAACAGTTATGTCCTTTATCTTGTTAGCCCCTGTGTCTCTCTTCATAGAAGGTGTCAAGTTTACTCCTGCCTACCTCCAATCTGCTGTGAGTTTTCTCTACCTAACAAAAAATGATTTTCCCCCTCAAACACACGTGGTTAAAACGAGTTGGCCAtctgatatatatttattatttgtgtCAGGGGTTGAACGTTAAACAGGTGTACATCAGGTCTCTTCTTGCTGCATTAAGCTTCCATGCCTATCAGCAGGTATTGCCCACATATGACTTTCATTTCTTCTCCAAACACAGGACTTGTGTTTCTAGGAATGATTACTTTTACTTGTCTTTTCTTTTAGTATGTTCATTCAACCTCTTGGTACTTGTATTTTAAACATTTGAGAGTAgttgtttttgaagtttaaaTATTGTATTGCTTATTGTCAGATAAAAGTTCAGTTTTTGCAATGTCAATGCTGAATTTTGGTCTCTTTAACTTGGTGGAGACCAAGGCTCCACTTAATTCCTTGAACTGCATAAGTAATGAAGAATCCACACAATCTATGAATGAAATTGGAACGTGGCTTTtgtaattatgaaaaaatagaCAATCTTAAGAGATTAGGCACTGGAACCAAGTACTTGATACAATTGTAAAAccatttaaaactttttaacaATTGTTTCCAAATCCAAACACATGGGCTACTGGGAACAATGCTTGATAAGTGAGTTCTGTTTTGCAGGTTTCCTACATGATATTGCAGAGGGTATCCCCTGTTACCCACTCTGTGGGCAATTGTGTGAAGCGTGTGGTGGTCATTGTGAGCTCTGTCATCGTTTTCCAGACGCCTGTCTCACCTATAAACTCTCTCGGTAATCTTACTTCAGTTTGCACCCTATGTTTATTACTCTTGCACCCTCCTCTTTCTTGAAAATTAAGCTTGTGGAATTGATACAGGGACTGGGATTGCCCTTGCGGGTGTTTTCTTGTATTCGAGAGTGAAGCGCATTAAGCCAAAGCCAAAGACAGCTTGAAGTTAAAAGTTGAGTGGAGAAAGTCACTTTAAATTGGGTCGTTAGATGATAGTAAGGAGCTCGTTTGTAGATCACCCagaaattttattacttttttctTTTGGTACTCCTTGGTTTTGTCATTTCCTCCATTTGGATGATTCTCCCCAAAAAATTTATACGGAGAAATATGCTGCTCAGGAATTCCTTCCCCTCCCCCTTTCTATGAATCTTTTTGAGGTTGGTGTGCAATATAATTCTAACCAGTGTTGTCGAAAATCAAACTGGCTGATTGAATCAGTTTTCCCGAAAATTGGACTTTGATCTGATCCGGTTTGATAGACATCAAACTtgatacaaaataattaattaattttttatttaaacaattgcAAACGGAAAAGAGAACTTCCTATATTTTGTTAGTTTGACTTGAATAGTCTGATCTTAATAATTTCTGTTATTAGTATATTATGAATTGGTTATATCCACCGAATCCAATCAATCCAAATTGATCCGAATCAATAAATAGGGTTGACTAACAGTGGGTTGGATGGTTCtacttaaatattaaaactttttGACGGTTAGAAGCATTAACCGATCTCACCCGATTTTCTAACTTGTATCCCAAATTTTATCTCGCAATATGCTCTCGATTCCGCAATTAGTCTTCCAGTTCAACGAGTCCACTCTCTACTCCAAGTCTAAACTCATTGAAATAGACCTCGCTCATAGTCCACTCTCTACTCCAGACCCACATAAATTGGAGGACATGATCCACCAAGGGATGCTGAAGAAATCTACTGATTGGCTCCATTCCTTCACAGCTCTTCTTCATGGGCTGCAACAAATTGCCGACCTTTGAGGTTAGTTTAAATTGATTGTTAAATTGTTTGATCAACTCAACCATGGAGAATCTCTCTCTCACTACTTCTCACAGCTGGCCCTGCTTTGCTTTTGCCATTCTTCTTGCTTCCAATTTTGCATGAGCAATCTTGTGTGCCCTTTTCATCCTGGTTTTCAACACCTGTGCAAATTTGTATGATTAAATTTTATGCGTCTAAATTTTGTTGGTTCAATGGTGCTGCAACGCGTAGGGGAATGAAAGATGATTATGAGCTGTAAATGGAAATGGGCTGATGGTGATGCAGTTACCAAAGCAAGTTTTGCATGAGTAGAACTTGTCAATGGAAATGGGCCAAATAATGATATTTGACTGCTTTTATCACCTATGAATTTCTTTGTATTTGAAGAAACTTTTGAGTTCGAGTCATCTACGTGCGTCATATCTTTATTtccaattatttaaaaataatgaagGAACCAACTGCCAAAACCGTCTGAAGTTGCCAAGAGAGATGATttcaaattgtttttttttttttccctcacaCATATATTGATAACCTCCATATCTTTCCTAACCCAGGAATAAGGTCGGGTCCAAAAAGAAGGCCACAGGACCAAAGCCCATCAGATCATACGCTCGAGAGGCGGCTCGACTTCACGAGTCTAGGCCGGCAA encodes:
- the LOC110600091 gene encoding phosphoenolpyruvate/phosphate translocator 1, chloroplastic; the encoded protein is MQSAAFTLSSSPSLPLLKPPSQRSLVNTSFTARFDPILASSRRQDLETSSNIVFPRRSWSLALSPSQLRPWNPLPPLVSETKTDLFQVKATAVPESAGDGEKSSSLVKTLELGLLFGLWYLFNIYFNIYNKQVLKVFPYPVTVTVVQFAVGTVLVILMWAFNLYKRPKISGAQLAAIVPLAVVHTLGNLFTNMSLGKVAVSFTHTIKAMEPFFSVILSAMFLGELPTIWVVGSLLPIVGGVALASATEASFNWAGFWSAMASNLTNQSRNVLSKKVMVNKEESVDNITLFSIITVMSFILLAPVSLFIEGVKFTPAYLQSAGLNVKQVYIRSLLAALSFHAYQQVSYMILQRVSPVTHSVGNCVKRVVVIVSSVIVFQTPVSPINSLGTGIALAGVFLYSRVKRIKPKPKTA
- the LOC110630895 gene encoding probable BOI-related E3 ubiquitin-protein ligase 3 isoform X2: MFGGNNANSLLPISHGENRLPGEVNPLPQLQLFGDYQVRSIGGPLNYMGNEHTAIFERPAKGSREGESFNRQQKHQLYLNNNFLHYEAGQLGMNLDPNLLSIGLKVSHEEEECNSSVKHASDQKTSVLPLMLSLGDSLKAEIDRQKAEFDQHIRLMEENMIKEMREVGHRHTVALLSAIETGIGRKLHEKELELQNMNRKNNELAERIKQISTEVHSWQCRAKYNESLVNALKSNLKQVMTQGINHWKEGCGDSEVDNTPSNANQNHMNVMGANSISFESQMTCTACKSKEASMLLLPCRHLCLCKDCAGSIDVCPICHIRKAAGVEVFLS